One region of Citrus sinensis cultivar Valencia sweet orange chromosome 6, DVS_A1.0, whole genome shotgun sequence genomic DNA includes:
- the LOC102618347 gene encoding GDSL esterase/lipase At5g03810-like: MRLLGSFIFLVVVVSVGNGQPLVPALIIFGDSIVDVGNNNNLSTLIKANFPPYGRDFVTHRPTGRFCNGKLATDFTAEYLGFTSYPPAYLSQEAKGNILLTGVNFASAASGLYDRTAQLYRAIPLTQQLNYYKEYQNKVVSMVGKEKANAIFSGGVHLLSAGSSDFIQNYYINPLLNRVYSPDRFSDMLMRSYSSFVQNLYGLGVRRLGVTSLPPTGCLPAAITLFGAGSSQCVARLNQDAISFNNKLNITSQSLKNNLPGLKLVVFDIYQPLLNLITSSSDSGFFESRRACCGTGTVETSVLCNARSIGTCSNATEYVFWDGFHPSEAANKVLAGDLLEQGFDLIC, translated from the exons atgaggCTTTTGGGTtcctttatctttcttgtgGTGGTTGTTTCAGTGGGTAATGGGCAGCCTCTTGTTCCTGCATTAATCATATTTGGGGATTCAATTGTTGACGTAGGAAACAACAATAACCTCAGTACACTTATCAAGGCCAACTTCCCTCCTTATGGAAGAGACTTTGTCACTCACAGACCAACTGGCAGATTCTGTAATGGAAAATTAGCTACCGACTTCACGG CTGAATACCTTGGCTTCACCTCATATCCACCAGCTTACCTAAGCCAAGAAGCCAAAGGGAACATACTCTTAACTGGAGTCAACTTTGCGTCAGCTGCTTCTGGCTTGTACGACCGCACCGCACAGTTATAT CGTGCCATTCCATTGACTCAGCAACTGAACTACTACAAGGAGTATCAAAACAAAGTAGTGAGTATGGTAGGAAAAGAAAAGGCCAATGCCATATTCTCTGGTGGAGTCCATCTTTTGAGTGCAGGGAGCAGTGATTTTATTCAGAACTACTACATCAATCCCCTCCTTAACAGAGTCTACTCGCCTGATCGTTTCTCCGACATGCTCATGAGATCCTACTCGAGTTTTGTTCAG AATCTATATGGATTGGGAGTTAGGAGATTAGGGGTGACGAGCCTACCTCCCACTGGGTGTCTGCCCGCAGCCATCACTTTATTTGGTGCAGGAAGTAGCCAGTGTGTTGCCAGGTTAAACCAAGATGCCATTTCATTCAACAACAAACTGAATATTACATCCCAGAGCCTCAAGAATAATCTCCCTGGTCTGAAACTTGTGGTCTTTGATATCTATCAGCCTCTACTGAATCTGATCACCAGCTCTAGTGACAGCG GGTTCTTTGAATCAAGAAGGGCTTGCTGTGGAACAGGAACAGTGGAAACCTCTGTGCTTTGCAATGCTAGATCAATCGGTACATGCTCCAATGCTACAGAATATGTGTTTTGGGATGGATTCCATCCCTCTGAAGCTGCAAACAAAGTTTTGGCTGGTGATCTACTTGAACAGGGATTTGATCTCATctgttga